A stretch of Panthera tigris isolate Pti1 chromosome E2, P.tigris_Pti1_mat1.1, whole genome shotgun sequence DNA encodes these proteins:
- the SYCN gene encoding syncollin: MSPLCPLLLALALVAVPGIRAACPLPADLKRPDGTRTCAKLYDKSDPYYENCCGGAELSVEPGTDLPFLPADWNNAASSLVVAPRCELTVWSLRGKAGKTRKFSAGAYPRLEEFRKGIFGDWSNTIASLYCRCY; the protein is encoded by the exons ATGTCCCCGCTGTGCCCCCTGctgctggccctggccctggtgGCCGTCCCCGGCATCCGAGCCGCCTGCCCGCTGCCCGCCGACCTCAAGAGGCCGGACGGGACGCGCACGTGCGCCAAGCTCTACGACAAGAGCGACCCCTACTACGAGAACTGCTGCGGGGGCGCCGAGCTGTCGGTGGAGCCGGGCACCGACCTGCCCTTCCTGCCCGCCGACTGGAACAACGCCGCCTCCTCGCTCGTGGTGGCCCCGCGCTGCGAGCTCACCGTGTGGTCCCTGCGCGGCAAGGCCGGCAAGACGCGCAAGTTCTCGGCCGGCGCCTACCCGCGCCTGGAAGAGTTCCGCAAGGGCATCTTCGGAGACTGGTCCAACACCATCGCGTCGCTCTATTGCAG GTGTTACTGA